Proteins co-encoded in one Corvus moneduloides isolate bCorMon1 chromosome 7, bCorMon1.pri, whole genome shotgun sequence genomic window:
- the NEMP2 gene encoding nuclear envelope integral membrane protein 2, producing the protein MDVIQKQDENCYCYVQNRTIHLQYLWSTLQIKVNSREKFRFEPISEKNNCRNSETVFEFAACAVQILWKAETCTETFLSIKQYGEDVCFKIQPFKIEPYTVRVKREMLDGKLLFLFVAGIFLFHFANSLSRSAKFFYLSGIILGALALLVFVLLTLKRFIPRHSTFWILMSGSWMASLYFIYCFKENMQWLWSEHRNYLLGYFLAVGITSFAISYQHGPLTTELSITLFTWTLQLTAFVLIYCGVTIPQVAYAVIAVSLCSKGLCYPLGAACHIARKMKHHFKSKKLVFKYLTEEEYREQGESETITALEELRSFCRSPDFPSWIAVSKLQAPHRFAAFVLGSPHVSPAETKAHDEQYGIGSSFLEEQLFETGAQSEQDEPDNSIHEDEENENETHTQTPFPYATELL; encoded by the exons ATGGATGTCATCCAGAAGCAGGATGAAAACTGTTACTGCTATGTGCAAAACAGAACCATTCACTTACAGTACCTTTGGTCAACTCTCCAG ATAAAAGttaacagcagagaaaagtTCCGGTTTGAGcctatttcagaaaaaaacaactgtcGGAATTCAGAAACTGTTTTTGAGTTTGCTGCATGTGCTGTTCAAATCCTCTGGAAGGCAGAGACATGTACAGAAACTTTTCTGAGCATAAAACAATATGGAGAGGAtgtttgtttcaaaatacaACCCTTCAAAATTGAACCGTACACTGTGAGGGTGAAAAGAGAAA TGCTAGATGGAAAgctcttgtttttgtttgtagctggaatttttctgttccattttgcAAACAGCCTGAGCAG GAGTGCCAAGTTCTTTTACCTTTCTGGAATAATACTGGGTGCTCTTGCTCTGCTAGTCTTTGTCCTGTTGACACTTAAAAGGTTTATTCCAAGG caCAGTACCTTCTGGATCTTAATGAGTGGCTCCTGGATGGCCTctctctattttatttattgcttcaAAGAGAATATGCAGTGGTTGTGGTCTGAACACAGAAACTACCTGTTGG GGTATTTTCTGGCTGTTGGGATTACCAGCTTTGCCATTTCCTATCAGCATGGGCCACTGACCACGGAGCTCAGCATAACCTTGTTCACATGGACGCTCCAGTTAACAGCCTTTGTCCTGATCTACTGTGGTGTCACCATCCCTCAGGTTGCATATGCAGTCATAGCCGTCAGCCTCTGCTCCAAAGGCCTGTGTTACCCCCTGGGTGCTGCCTGTCACATTGCCAG AAAAATGAAGCATCACTTCAAATCAAAAAAACTGGTGTTTAAATACCTTACTGAAGAGGAGTATCGAGAACAAGGTGAAAGTGAAACTATCACAGCTCTGGAGGAGCTGCGCTCATTCTGCAGGAGCCCTGACTTCCCATCATGGATAGCTGTGTCCAAACTCCAGGCTCCACACAG GtttgcagcttttgttttgGGATCTCCCCACGTCTCTCCTGCAGAAACAAAGGCGCATGATGAGCAGTATGGCATTGGGAGCTCCTTCCTGGaagagcagctgtttgagaCAGGGGCACAGTCTGAGCAAGATGAGCCAGACAATTCCATCCATGAGGATGaggagaatgaaaatgaaacgCATACACAAACTCCATTTCCATACGCTactgagctgctctga